The DNA window TGAACTCGACGAGCAACTGGTCGACGATGGGGCGCACCGACGACGGCATTTCGTCGATGTCCAGGGTGGCTACGGCCTGCACGGCCTGAGCCAGCGTGGGCGTGGTCCAGTCGACGTCGAAGCCACGCTCGCGCGTGTGTGCCAGCACCTGTTCGAGCCGGTGGGTGCGTTCCGGGTTGTCGCCGGCACCGCGGCGGATCCACGCGCGTTGTTCCTCGTCGGTGTCCCAGGCGGCGAAAGCCACACCGAACGGCGGCGCATAGGGGATCCGGTCGCCCGGGATTCCCGCCGGCGCGGTGGCGGCTTCGTTCTCGAAAGCGGTCACCACCAGTGAATCACCGAACCGCTCGACCACGGAACTGGCGTAGCCGACCCTCTTGGACAACCGCAGCGACGCGGAACGGGCCGCGTTCGCCAACGGCCGGGCGGTGTCCGTGCGGGCGGCAACCACGGCCAGCGCGGGCCCGAGCGCGAACGTCTTCGTCACGGGGTCGCGGGTGGCCCAGCCCCGGTCGCACAACGTCTTGAGGATGGCGTGCGCCGTCGCCTGCGTGAGGTCGAGCTCGCGCACGACGTCGGAGAAGCGCAGGCGCGTATTCGCCGACCGCGTCAGGAGCTCCACCACATCGAGCACCCGGGCGGTCGGCGCGGACGTCGACCCACGAATCGCTTGACTCCCTTGTTCCGGCCTTCGTAAGGTTATCCCGAACATTCGAGATTTAATATCGATTATTCGAGAAACTGCGTTTCGCCCGGCCCGCCCCGATCGTGGTCCATCCGAACGGAGACGCCCCATGACCGACCAGCAAGATCGCCAGGACATCTCCGATCTGTTGGTGCGCTATGCCACCGGGATCGACCGCCGCGACTGGCCGCTGTTCCGCACCGTGTTCACCGACGACTGCGAACTCGACTACGGCGAGATCGGCGCATGGAGCGGGGTGGAGGCCGTCACCGATTTCATGGAGCGGGTGCACGCCCCGGCGGGCCACACGCTGCACCGCCTCACCAACCAGGCCATCACCCTCGACGGCGACAAGGCCATGGCGCGAACCTACGTCGATGCGCTGATCATGTTCGGCGACAACCAATCCGGAGCCAACGGGATCGGCTTCTACGACGACGAGATCGTGCGGACCCCCGACGGGTGGCGCATCGCCCGGCGCCGGTTCACCGCGGTGCGCGTCGCGACGGTCGGGAACGCTTAGATGACGTTCGCGGACACCTACGGGCCGTGGGCGCTCGTCGCGGGCGCGTCGGACGGGGTGGGCGCCGCCTTCGCCACGGGACTCGCCGAGCGCGGCGTCAACGTGGTGCTGCTGGCCCGGCGCCAGGACGTGCTGGATGAGGTCGCCGCCGGGATAGCGTCCCGCACGTCGGCCCAGACGCGCACCCTGGCAATCGATCTCGCGCAGCCGGGCGCCGCGGCGGCGATCGCCGAGGGCACCGGCGATCTGGAGATCGGGTTCCTCGTGTACTGCGCGGGCGCCGACCCCGACTTCAAGCCGTTCCTGGCCGGCCCGCTCGCGGCCGCCGAGGCGATGGTGCAGCGCAACTGCATGGTGCCGATGCAGCTGTGCCACCACTTCGCGCCGGCGATGGTCGCGCGCGCCCGCGGCGGGATCGTCATCTTCGGGTCGGGTGCCGGGCTGGCCGGCGGGCCCAACATGGTCGCCTACGGCGCTTCCAAGGCGTTCGACATGGTCTTCGCCGAGGCGCTGTGGGCCGAACTGCACGACAAGGGCGTCGACGTCCTGGGCCTGATCCTGGGCAAGACCGACACGCCCGCGCTGCGGCGGCTCGAACACAGCCGCGGCCAGATCGACTCGCCGGACGACGTGCCCCCCGGCGCCGCCGCCGTGGACGACGTGATCGGGGAGGCATTCGAGAACCTGTCCAACGGCCCCACCTGGATCGTGGGTGAGGACCTTCGCGCGGCGACGCAGATGATGGGATCGCTGACGCGCAACCAACTGGTGCGGCTCATGGCGCAGGCCAGCGCCGCGGCGATGGGCGCCGATCGGCCCGAGTAGGGCGCGCACGAACGCGCGGGCCGGCCGGAACCATCCGGGGCGCCGGCCCGTCGGAGTTAAGCGTGGGACCAACGCCCGTACGGGGTTTGCCTAAGTTGTGATTTAGCCGAGCCAAACTTCTGGATTCCCTTGCAGGAAAAGGCGACCCGCCGCCGCTTCGATCACCCGTCGCGTTGCTGAGCACCGACTCGGCGGGTAGGTTAGGTAAGGGTTCGCTACGGTAGCCGCGCTCGATGAGTTCGAAGGATGACGATGCTGGCCACAGACAGGCCCGCGGCCGCCGGGACCTCACGTTGCGGGCGTCGCACCCTGATCCGCTCGGCGCTGATCACGGCGACGTTCATCGCCCCCGCGGTCGTCGTGACCGTGGCCGGCCTGCATCCGGACCCGGTGGCCGCCCTCCTGCTCTTCGGGGCCGCGGTGGTCTCGGCCAGCTTCCTGCTGGCCTGGGCGGCCGAGGCCGCCCAGGTCGACGTCTCCGGCGGCCTGGCGACGGCGGTGCTCGCTCTGATCGCGGTGCTGCCCGAATACGCCGTCGACCTCTACTACGCCTACGTATCGGGCCACAACCCCGAGTACACCCATTACGCCTCGGCCAACATGACGGGGTCCAACCGGCTCTTGATGGGGTTGGGCTGGCCCGTCGTCGTGCTGATCGGCATCCTCGTGGCGCGCCGGGCCGGCACCGGCAGACCCGGCGGGCTGGCGCTGCAGCCGGCCAACCGCGTCGAACTCGGCTTCCTGCTGATCGCCGGGGTGTTCGCGTTCGTCATCCCGGCGACTTCGCAGATCCACCTGGCCTCCGGGGTGGCGCTGCTGGCCTGGTTCGGCTTCTACCTCTACAAAGTCAGCCGCGGCGACGTGGAGGAACCCTCCCTGATCGGGACCGCCGCCGCCCTGGGCGAGCTGCCCGATCGCCGCCGGCGCCTGGGCGTCGTCTGCCTGTTCGCGACCGCGGGCGCAGTGATCCTGTTGTGCGCTAAACCGTTCGCCGACAACCTGGTCGCCGCCGGCGGCGAACTGGGGATCGACCGGTTCCTGCTGGTGCAGTGGCTGGCCCCCTTAGCCTCGGAAGCCCCGGAGTTCATCATCGCGACGATCCTCGCCGCGCGCGGCAAGGGCACGGCCGCCATCGCCATGCTGATATCGGCCAAGGTCAACCAGTGGTCCCTGCTGATCGGGTCGTTGCCGGTCGCCCACCTGCTCGGCGGCGGCGGGCTCTCGCTGGCCCTCGACCCGCGACAGGTCGAGGAAATCCTGCTCACCGCAACCCAGACCATGATGGGGGTGGCGCTGCTCATGGGGCTGCGCTTCCACCGGGCCACGGCATGGGCGCTGCTGGTGTTGTTCGTCGTCCAGTTCCCGATCGCCTCAACGCACGGGCGGCTGCTGCTGTGCGGCGTCTACACCGCGGTGGCCCTCGCCGGGCTGGCCGTCAACCGCGGCCAGCTGGCCGCCACCGTCCGGGCGCCGTTCTTCACCAACGCCCTTCGGCACGGCGGTCACCCGCACGACGCGGTGCGCGAACCCCGGCTCCCGACGTAGCGCCCCGGCGTATACGGTCCACGTATGACTCGAGTGTCGGTGATCACAGGCGGCGCGGGTGGCATGGGCCTGCCCACGGCCGCAGTCGTCGGCCGCGACCACACCGTGGTGCTCTGCGACGTCAGGCAGGACCGCTTGACCGCCGCGGCCGCGACGCTGCAAGAACACGGCGTGACACCCACGCTCGTGAACTGCGACGTGACCGACCGGCGCGCGGTCGCGGACCTGTTCGACACCGCGAACGGCCTCGGCACCGTCGTCTCGGTCATCCACGCCGCCGGGGTGAGCCCGAGCATGGGCCCGGCCGACTACGTCATGCGGACCAATGCGCTGGGCACCCTGCACGTCAACGAGGTGTTCCACGCGGTGGCCGGCGAGGGCGCCGTGATCGTCAACGTGGCGTCGATGGCGGCCCACCTGCTGCCCGCGGAAATGGTTCCGGCGGCGCAGTTTCCGCTGGCGCTGCACGACGCCGAGGCCTTCCTGGACGC is part of the Mycobacterium sp. HUMS_12744610 genome and encodes:
- a CDS encoding helix-turn-helix domain-containing protein; its protein translation is MLDVVELLTRSANTRLRFSDVVRELDLTQATAHAILKTLCDRGWATRDPVTKTFALGPALAVVAARTDTARPLANAARSASLRLSKRVGYASSVVERFGDSLVVTAFENEAATAPAGIPGDRIPYAPPFGVAFAAWDTDEEQRAWIRRGAGDNPERTHRLEQVLAHTRERGFDVDWTTPTLAQAVQAVATLDIDEMPSSVRPIVDQLLVEFTAIGFLSDDNPGRRKQPVVTISAPVFDHRHHVALMVAVHPLCPLSARQVRTIGKQLTDETTAISESPPPGAVERAG
- a CDS encoding nuclear transport factor 2 family protein — encoded protein: MTDQQDRQDISDLLVRYATGIDRRDWPLFRTVFTDDCELDYGEIGAWSGVEAVTDFMERVHAPAGHTLHRLTNQAITLDGDKAMARTYVDALIMFGDNQSGANGIGFYDDEIVRTPDGWRIARRRFTAVRVATVGNA
- a CDS encoding SDR family NAD(P)-dependent oxidoreductase, producing MTFADTYGPWALVAGASDGVGAAFATGLAERGVNVVLLARRQDVLDEVAAGIASRTSAQTRTLAIDLAQPGAAAAIAEGTGDLEIGFLVYCAGADPDFKPFLAGPLAAAEAMVQRNCMVPMQLCHHFAPAMVARARGGIVIFGSGAGLAGGPNMVAYGASKAFDMVFAEALWAELHDKGVDVLGLILGKTDTPALRRLEHSRGQIDSPDDVPPGAAAVDDVIGEAFENLSNGPTWIVGEDLRAATQMMGSLTRNQLVRLMAQASAAAMGADRPE
- a CDS encoding sodium:proton exchanger, which translates into the protein MTMLATDRPAAAGTSRCGRRTLIRSALITATFIAPAVVVTVAGLHPDPVAALLLFGAAVVSASFLLAWAAEAAQVDVSGGLATAVLALIAVLPEYAVDLYYAYVSGHNPEYTHYASANMTGSNRLLMGLGWPVVVLIGILVARRAGTGRPGGLALQPANRVELGFLLIAGVFAFVIPATSQIHLASGVALLAWFGFYLYKVSRGDVEEPSLIGTAAALGELPDRRRRLGVVCLFATAGAVILLCAKPFADNLVAAGGELGIDRFLLVQWLAPLASEAPEFIIATILAARGKGTAAIAMLISAKVNQWSLLIGSLPVAHLLGGGGLSLALDPRQVEEILLTATQTMMGVALLMGLRFHRATAWALLVLFVVQFPIASTHGRLLLCGVYTAVALAGLAVNRGQLAATVRAPFFTNALRHGGHPHDAVREPRLPT
- a CDS encoding SDR family oxidoreductase — encoded protein: MTRVSVITGGAGGMGLPTAAVVGRDHTVVLCDVRQDRLTAAAATLQEHGVTPTLVNCDVTDRRAVADLFDTANGLGTVVSVIHAAGVSPSMGPADYVMRTNALGTLHVNEVFHAVAGEGAVIVNVASMAAHLLPAEMVPAAQFPLALHDAEAFLDAMMAACDIVPEEGRSGIAYAVSKSFVRWYSQSQAERFNARGLRIVSVSPGSIDTEMGRLEEQAGAGAMVTEAAVPRWGKPEEMAELLAFCASDKAGYLTGTDILNDGGVIASMTERARVAAANG